One segment of Treponema pectinovorum DNA contains the following:
- a CDS encoding DUF1858 domain-containing protein — MNITKETKVSDLIEKYPFLKKDFAKINPKFKMLQTPMANIMLPKATVQDMIERSGMEENELISAIQNLINESSNEVSWEDKISTFKKMDVRGAQGNFFPALREQACKMKVGEGIEIIQKFEPLPLYEVMDGLGFERLTKKVGENEWHVYFYRTKIDEAGMEIPFRPAALLNFPIIDEDLGNLTVNFWDLTWNNDKRYLPYETRLLLSLTNAVGAGRMRQATRELVKAYVHGIDSAAFDDVFELLAWNQGIGFFSSEIGPSTLFKAYKHIKNREKAGIKRDEICSELMEQFGEKNPDVKV; from the coding sequence ATGAATATTACAAAAGAAACAAAAGTTTCAGATTTGATTGAAAAATATCCATTTCTTAAAAAAGATTTTGCAAAAATAAATCCAAAATTTAAAATGCTTCAAACTCCAATGGCAAATATCATGCTTCCAAAAGCAACCGTACAGGATATGATAGAGCGAAGCGGAATGGAAGAAAACGAATTGATAAGCGCGATTCAAAATCTCATAAACGAATCTTCAAACGAAGTTTCTTGGGAAGATAAAATTTCAACATTCAAAAAAATGGATGTACGAGGCGCACAGGGCAATTTTTTCCCAGCATTGAGAGAACAAGCTTGCAAAATGAAAGTTGGAGAAGGAATTGAAATAATCCAAAAGTTTGAACCTCTTCCGCTTTACGAAGTAATGGACGGCTTAGGATTTGAACGCCTTACAAAAAAAGTGGGCGAAAATGAATGGCATGTCTATTTTTATAGAACAAAAATCGATGAAGCAGGAATGGAAATTCCTTTTAGACCAGCGGCACTTTTAAACTTTCCAATAATTGACGAAGATTTGGGAAATTTAACAGTAAATTTTTGGGATTTAACCTGGAACAATGATAAAAGATATTTGCCTTATGAAACACGATTGCTCCTTTCGCTTACAAATGCAGTAGGCGCTGGAAGAATGCGACAGGCAACACGCGAACTCGTAAAAGCGTATGTTCACGGAATAGACAGTGCTGCTTTTGATGATGTTTTTGAACTACTAGCATGGAATCAAGGAATAGGATTCTTCTCTTCTGAAATTGGACCTTCAACTTTGTTCAAAGCATATAAACACATAAAAAACCGCGAAAAAGCAGGAATAAAACGCGATGAAATTTGCAGCGAACTGATGGAGCAATTCGGCGAAAAAAATCCAGATGTAAAAGTATAA
- a CDS encoding UDP-N-acetylglucosamine--N-acetylmuramyl-(pentapeptide) pyrophosphoryl-undecaprenol N-acetylglucosamine transferase — protein MSVKIVFAGGGTGGHIYPGLAVADELKKLAKENNIDIKIYWFGNTGKLDKKLVKSSGSADFFVSIPSGKFRRYFSLKNLFDLFKIFAGFCVSFFRLFFIRPTILFSKGGFVSVTPCLAAKILKIPVFTHECDFTPGLATKINSRLASKVLVSYEETVKFLPQKIQSEAIVTGNPVRPAFYEANVERGFNFLFGDEKKSRDDLKPILLILGGSLGAHQLNSLVKENLNWLTERFFVVHQCGEKDKDFVPEKSENYRPYPFIYNQMPDVIACCDIVLSRAGANTLWEIAVLGKPSILIPLCGSGTRGDQVDNAHFFEKTGCAFVLEGDEANAEQLKSALEKLSNSNIRNEMSKKALLLGGKERPAQKIAQLIFKDITKS, from the coding sequence ATGAGCGTTAAAATCGTGTTTGCTGGTGGTGGTACTGGAGGGCATATCTATCCAGGTCTTGCAGTAGCAGATGAATTAAAAAAACTTGCAAAAGAAAACAACATCGACATAAAAATATATTGGTTTGGAAATACAGGAAAATTAGACAAAAAATTGGTTAAGAGCAGTGGAAGTGCGGATTTTTTTGTTTCCATTCCATCTGGAAAATTTAGAAGATATTTTTCTTTAAAAAATCTTTTTGATTTATTTAAAATATTTGCAGGCTTTTGCGTTTCATTTTTTCGACTTTTTTTTATAAGACCGACAATTCTTTTTTCAAAAGGCGGTTTTGTCTCTGTTACGCCTTGCCTTGCTGCAAAGATACTAAAAATCCCTGTCTTTACACACGAGTGCGATTTTACTCCCGGGCTTGCAACAAAAATTAACAGTCGGCTTGCGTCTAAAGTTTTGGTTTCGTACGAGGAAACTGTAAAATTTTTGCCGCAGAAAATTCAATCAGAAGCTATTGTTACAGGAAATCCTGTTAGACCTGCTTTTTATGAGGCGAATGTAGAGCGAGGTTTTAACTTTCTTTTTGGTGATGAAAAAAAATCTCGTGATGATTTAAAACCCATACTGTTGATTTTGGGCGGAAGTTTAGGTGCTCATCAATTAAATTCGCTCGTAAAAGAAAATCTCAACTGGCTTACCGAACGCTTTTTTGTAGTTCATCAGTGCGGCGAGAAAGATAAGGATTTTGTTCCTGAAAAATCTGAAAATTATCGTCCTTATCCTTTTATATATAACCAGATGCCAGACGTTATTGCCTGTTGCGATATTGTGCTTTCTAGAGCAGGAGCAAATACTCTTTGGGAAATCGCGGTTTTAGGCAAACCAAGCATCTTAATTCCTCTTTGCGGAAGTGGAACTCGTGGAGACCAAGTTGATAACGCTCATTTTTTTGAGAAAACTGGCTGTGCTTTTGTTTTGGAAGGCGATGAAGCAAATGCTGAGCAGTTAAAATCTGCACTCGAAAAACTTTCCAACTCAAATATCAGAAATGAGATGTCAAAAAAAGCTCTTTTACTTGGTGGAAAAGAACGCCCAGCACAAAAAATTGCCCAACTTATTTTTAAAGATATAACAAAATCTTGA
- a CDS encoding DNA polymerase III → MFENLLYQNVSSILTSDIKNNTLPSSILLSGPESSGKLTCALELARILSCTSSSNEKGSWLCDCPSCKKHKELANTNLILSGPRDCSLEILAAKRTLLEAGFNNLSYITAARYLFIRSVRKLLLRFSPIFWEGDDKLSKLSPLVEEINDELEKLNPELSLPENSVLESVTSKIIEKSEKLESNFMYDSLPIEHIRRSSFWLHLKSPEGKKVLVIENAERMNESCRNALLKILEEPPADSLFILTTSRRGAVMPTILSRVRTYSFNQRSIAEQQEVIERVFHDDVNKGDGTIAGYLQTFLPILPEKIQEAANDFYQGIKQNTLFQLDDFVNRCANFEPKTIFKLFLQFLILAQRNQNEEEKKFACDFEIQAKNLKAIKDCYNSVSLFNQKPLSALETLYRDLAFIKKSNLR, encoded by the coding sequence ATGTTTGAAAATCTTTTATATCAAAATGTTTCATCAATCCTCACTTCTGACATAAAAAACAATACGTTGCCATCTTCGATTTTACTTTCTGGCCCTGAATCTTCTGGGAAATTGACCTGTGCTTTGGAATTGGCAAGGATTCTTTCGTGCACATCTTCTTCAAACGAAAAAGGAAGTTGGCTTTGCGACTGTCCTTCCTGCAAAAAACATAAAGAATTGGCAAACACAAATTTAATACTTTCGGGTCCACGTGATTGCTCTCTTGAAATTCTTGCTGCCAAGAGAACTCTTTTAGAGGCCGGATTTAACAATTTATCGTATATCACTGCCGCTCGCTATCTTTTTATTCGCTCTGTACGAAAGCTATTGTTAAGATTTAGCCCAATTTTTTGGGAAGGAGACGATAAACTTTCAAAGCTTTCGCCATTGGTAGAAGAGATAAATGATGAACTAGAAAAGTTGAATCCAGAACTTTCGTTGCCAGAAAATTCAGTTTTAGAAAGCGTAACATCTAAAATAATAGAAAAATCGGAAAAACTTGAGAGCAATTTTATGTACGATTCTTTGCCGATTGAACACATAAGGCGCTCATCATTTTGGCTTCATTTAAAATCTCCTGAAGGAAAAAAAGTCCTTGTCATAGAAAATGCGGAAAGGATGAACGAAAGTTGCAGAAACGCTCTTTTAAAAATTTTAGAAGAACCGCCAGCAGATTCTCTTTTTATTTTGACAACTTCTAGGCGTGGTGCTGTAATGCCAACAATTCTTTCCAGAGTCAGAACTTACAGCTTTAATCAAAGAAGCATCGCCGAACAGCAGGAAGTTATAGAGCGGGTTTTTCATGACGATGTAAATAAAGGTGATGGAACCATTGCTGGTTACTTGCAAACTTTTCTTCCAATTTTGCCAGAAAAAATTCAAGAGGCCGCAAACGATTTTTATCAAGGCATAAAACAGAACACCCTTTTTCAGTTAGACGATTTTGTAAACCGCTGTGCTAATTTTGAGCCTAAAACGATTTTCAAACTTTTTTTGCAGTTTTTAATTCTTGCTCAGCGTAATCAAAACGAGGAAGAAAAAAAATTCGCCTGCGATTTTGAGATTCAGGCAAAAAATTTAAAAGCGATAAAAGATTGCTACAATAGCGTTTCTCTTTTCAATCAAAAACCGCTGTCTGCTTTAGAAACACTTTATAGAGATTTAGCATTTATAAAAAAATCAAATTTGAGGTAG
- a CDS encoding ABC-F family ATP-binding cassette domain-containing protein, with the protein MITVSDVSLHFSEKPLFKDVNLKFTAGNCYGIIGANGAGKSTFLKVLTGEQDRDSGEIIITPGERMAVLKQDHFAFDSYTVKETVLMGYPKLYEVSKERDEIYAKADFTEEDGIKSAELEAQFGELGGYESENQIEQMLSGLGLEERYHDKVMKDLDESQKVRVLLAQALFGNPEILVLDEPTNGLDLESITWLEDFLLDFENIVIVVSHDRHFLNTVCTVTCDIDYGKITQFAGNYDFWYQMSQLLQKQAKDQKRKNEEKAKDLKEFIQRFASNAAKSRQATSRKKVLEKLELEDLPVTSRKFPFVQFKPDRDIGSNVLECRKLCSKDDDGLALLNDFNLIVNRTDKIAFVGIEHNCISSLFDIISGEKKAESGEYFWGQTTSLSYLGRDNNKYFDNDYNITEWLKQYSKEQDDAYVRGFLGRMLFSGDESLKKVKVLSGGEKVRCMLSKLMLAGSNVLIMDDPTNHLDLEAIESLNRALVDFSGVIMFTSHDHEFISTVANRIIEITPKGVIDRMMPFDDYMEDEQVRSLREEFYKGSDRKIKF; encoded by the coding sequence ATGATTACAGTTTCAGACGTAAGCCTGCACTTTAGCGAAAAACCTCTTTTTAAGGACGTTAATCTTAAGTTTACGGCAGGTAACTGTTACGGAATTATAGGTGCAAACGGTGCTGGAAAATCCACTTTTTTAAAGGTTTTAACAGGAGAGCAGGATCGGGATTCTGGGGAAATAATAATAACTCCTGGCGAGCGTATGGCGGTTTTAAAACAGGATCACTTTGCGTTTGACAGTTACACCGTAAAAGAAACAGTTTTGATGGGCTATCCAAAACTTTATGAAGTTTCAAAAGAGCGCGATGAAATTTATGCAAAGGCTGATTTTACAGAGGAAGACGGAATAAAATCTGCAGAACTCGAAGCACAATTTGGAGAACTTGGCGGCTATGAGTCCGAAAATCAGATAGAACAGATGCTTTCTGGGCTTGGACTTGAAGAGCGCTATCACGATAAGGTGATGAAAGACCTCGATGAATCTCAAAAAGTTCGTGTACTTTTGGCACAGGCTCTATTTGGAAATCCTGAAATTTTAGTCCTTGATGAACCTACAAACGGTCTTGATCTTGAATCTATCACTTGGCTGGAAGACTTTTTACTGGATTTTGAAAATATCGTAATAGTTGTAAGTCATGATCGTCATTTTTTGAACACAGTTTGCACAGTAACTTGCGATATTGACTATGGAAAGATAACTCAATTTGCAGGTAACTACGACTTTTGGTATCAGATGAGCCAACTTCTTCAAAAACAGGCAAAAGACCAAAAACGCAAGAACGAAGAGAAAGCGAAAGACCTTAAAGAGTTTATTCAAAGGTTTGCTTCCAATGCAGCAAAATCAAGGCAGGCTACAAGCCGCAAAAAAGTTTTGGAAAAACTTGAGCTGGAAGATTTGCCAGTTACGAGCAGAAAATTTCCTTTTGTTCAGTTTAAGCCAGACAGAGATATAGGAAGCAATGTGCTTGAATGTCGCAAATTGTGTTCTAAAGACGATGATGGTCTTGCATTGTTAAATGATTTTAATCTTATTGTTAATCGAACAGATAAAATCGCCTTTGTAGGAATCGAGCACAACTGCATTTCCTCGTTATTTGATATAATCTCTGGAGAAAAAAAGGCAGAAAGCGGCGAATATTTTTGGGGGCAGACTACGAGTTTGTCTTACCTTGGTCGCGACAACAATAAGTATTTTGACAACGATTATAATATAACCGAATGGCTAAAGCAGTATTCTAAAGAGCAGGATGACGCTTATGTTCGCGGATTTTTGGGAAGAATGCTTTTTAGCGGCGACGAATCGCTTAAAAAAGTAAAAGTTCTTTCTGGAGGCGAAAAAGTTCGCTGTATGCTTTCAAAATTGATGCTTGCAGGTTCAAATGTTCTAATAATGGACGACCCTACAAATCACTTGGATTTGGAAGCGATAGAAAGTTTGAACAGGGCTCTGGTCGATTTTTCTGGAGTTATAATGTTTACAAGCCACGACCATGAATTTATTTCAACCGTTGCAAATCGCATAATAGAAATAACTCCAAAAGGGGTTATTGATAGGATGATGCCATTTGACGATTATATGGAAGATGAACAGGTTCGCTCTCTTCGTGAAGAATTTTATAAAGGTTCTGACAGAAAGATTAAATTTTAA
- a CDS encoding CvpA family protein, whose translation MHFTFIDIVFTILILFLGIMVCVKGFIKELFGKLALVAGIFAGILFSAKLSPYLENFINNKGVCLVLSFVLLFITAFLLVKIIQTIVGGIFGGEILRSLDRLLGFCLGTLEGLLLVCVVLVLIKAQPWFDLSVITNGSFYWKVLSKFLEKPILAVAGIFI comes from the coding sequence ATGCATTTTACTTTTATCGATATTGTTTTTACGATTTTAATTCTTTTTTTAGGGATAATGGTTTGCGTAAAAGGCTTTATAAAAGAACTTTTCGGCAAACTCGCTCTTGTTGCAGGAATTTTTGCCGGAATTCTTTTTAGCGCAAAGTTGAGTCCTTACCTTGAAAATTTCATAAATAACAAGGGCGTTTGTCTTGTATTGTCTTTTGTTTTGCTTTTTATAACAGCTTTTTTGCTCGTTAAGATAATTCAAACTATTGTTGGCGGAATTTTTGGTGGGGAAATTTTAAGAAGTTTGGACAGGCTTTTGGGCTTTTGTCTTGGGACTTTGGAAGGACTTTTGTTAGTTTGTGTTGTTCTGGTTTTGATAAAAGCACAACCCTGGTTTGACCTTTCTGTAATTACAAACGGCAGTTTTTATTGGAAGGTTCTTTCAAAATTTCTTGAAAAACCAATATTGGCAGTTGCAGGAATTTTTATCTGA